A genomic segment from Nicotiana tabacum cultivar K326 chromosome 7, ASM71507v2, whole genome shotgun sequence encodes:
- the LOC107774343 gene encoding acireductone dioxygenase 2-like has translation MMKKFFEEHLHIDEEVRYCLAGSGYFDVRDSNGAWIRIWVKKGGLIVVPAGIYQCFTLDSSNYIKAIRLFASDPIWTAYYRPDADQLPARKQYVETFGVTKKGVGHDAVNAATGVDRIEELETFIGCN, from the exons ATGATGAAGAAATTCTTTGAAGAACACCTGCATATTGATGAGGAGGTCCGTTACTGTCTTGCAGGAAGCG GTTATTTTGATGTTCGGGATAGTAATGGCGCTTGGATTCGGATATGGGTAAAGAAAGGTGGACTCATTGTTGTTCCTGCTGGAATTTATCAATGCTTCACACTTGATTCAAGCAATTACATTAAG GCAATCCGGCTCTTTGCTAGTGACCCAATTTGGACAGCGTACTATCGTCCAGATGCAGATCAACTGCCTGCAAG GAAACAGTATGTTGAAACTTTTGGGGTGACCAAAAAGGGCGTTGGTCATGATGCAGTTAATGCTGCTACTGGTGTTGATAGAATTGAAGAACTCGAAACCTTTATAGGCTGTAATTAA